From one Heliomicrobium gestii genomic stretch:
- a CDS encoding nitrous oxide-stimulated promoter family protein, whose product MSRLRRIEREKKTVHAMIRLSCARRHHHPEGLCDDCRSLLDYAWARLDRCAFGDDKPTCGKCPIHCYKKDRRDAIIDVMRFSGPRMVWTNPFLALGHVIDGFRRVPPLPSKGKRENGDL is encoded by the coding sequence ATGAGCCGTTTACGCCGCATCGAACGAGAAAAAAAGACTGTTCACGCCATGATCCGCCTCTCCTGCGCCCGCCGTCACCATCATCCCGAGGGCCTCTGCGACGATTGCCGCTCGCTCCTGGATTACGCCTGGGCCCGCCTCGATCGCTGCGCCTTCGGCGACGACAAACCCACCTGCGGAAAATGCCCCATCCATTGCTACAAAAAGGATCGGCGTGACGCGATCATCGACGTCATGCGTTTTTCCGGACCGCGCATGGTCTGGACGAACCCGTTCCTCGCGCTCGGCCATGTCATCGACGGCTTTCGGCGCGTCCCGCCGCTGCCGTCGAAAGGGAAACGAGAAAATGGAGATCTCTAA